The genomic region AATTACCAGTTGAGAATAAAGGAAGACCTGGTCTAGCTCATCATAATCAATTACTAcacttttacagcactttgaaaGAACTTTAGACAAGCTACAGTAAACGTGGATGCATTTACTACATGATTCATCAGCTTCCACGTTTGTCAACAGTCCAAGTTGCAACTATGATAACTGAGATTCAAGAccaaaattacttttttaaattaaagccatttcaaaataaggcaTCAGAATTTCCTGCAGAAATCAGACGTCTCAAGactaatcaactttaaaatcattcatttaaattgagattaaaaaagggACTAAATCCGACACATAGGACAGACAGACGAATACCAGACACacgagacagacagaaagacacacaggacaggcagaccagagagacagacagacacggacagagagagagacacggacagagacagagagagacagagagagagagagagagagagaccatgaCGGCAGTCTTGGCATGCgtcagtgtgtaaataaaggcctttgcactcagtaacgcaaaacaaaaaaaagtagattATTGTAATGCcattgtaaatgtttagatgCAAATTAACTTTATGAATTGAGTGGACACAATTTACCCACAAAGATCATGTGGCAAAGGCCTTTAATACTTACCTGAAAGGTAAAAATTTTACCTGGTTTTGAAAGCATTTGAATTTGCTTGTCGTCTAATTAGTGTGTATCTTGCCAGTCTTGCAGCATAaattttgttcacctttctgGTGCAGTAAAGTCGATTGGAGTGTTAGTCTTGGTCCAAAAGGTCAGATTAACgtcagtcatcacacacacactcaaccagGAAAACTTAGTAGGAAAAACAGATTAGAAATTATAGACTGGCATAAACACCAAGACCAAGTACAGTCATGACACAGTGGCCATGAAGAATCAAGATTCAGGTCAGAGCAGGTAGTAATGGCACGGCggccaagcaagaaagaaaaactgcacatatcattttaaattttaaactaaaacgcaatctaattaggatggacatgcagggatgtcggtgctcctcttgactgatgctagaagaaaagtacaggttagttcacttactgtgcatggacgcggaaggcacccatgtttGCCTATGTAAAATGACTATACGCGCAAGGCCAGACGTACAATGACACAAGTAGGCCACGAAGGCGCGGGCACAGTTAGCGATCATGGCCTACTTGCATTAAGGGACGTTTGGCAATACAAAGGCAATGGCACGGCTGCCATCCAAAGCCAGGTACTGTGTTTGTAGATCACCAGGATCTATTTTAACGTTCTAGGGCTAACGGTAAATTAATGGCCAcgatggaaaagagaaaaaacgctccatgtacaaccctcagctatttgacagacggaaagcaggagaatagaaagaacgtggccatgttggacaatgcagagagatgtaggcacagtggccaagaaagagtggggacacAGCGGCCACCCAGAATTAAATCATGACACCTACTATTTGAcaatcttcatgaagatcaatctgggggggaaacaaacaaagaaaatgtttgagtCCAGTCTCCAGCCTTGACAATGTTCAAGTTCATAGCGTTACAGGTGTAAAACAACTAGGTAAGGTTTTctagaatgtgtttgtatgaggtacagacattgttcacccagcctgagatataaagactcactttcagtgaaaacattgctgccaaTGTAACAGAGTTAAGTAGTGTGATTCCACTTGccataaaaagagaaaactcaTCTCAAGACGTGGAAACTTGTTTTTCCTATGGTAATTAAATGCAGCACCCCTGTGGATTAGGGTTGTGCACCCCGAGGGGTAACAGCAGTCGGACCTCGCTGTCTCCCTTGTAGGTGCATGAACTATGAGCTCCGCAATTGTTTCATATTAATTACGTTAATTTTAATACTAAGGGGTGGTTTAAGTTGTACATTTTTTTGAGCATATAGCTCCCGAACGGCAAGAACGTCCTTTTTCATAAAAAGTTGAcggtgttttcttttatttgtgtttacaaaatGACTAGTGCTACACGTTGTTAGCTAACCTgcactttcttttcattttacaggcatgtatgtatgtatgtatgtgtgtgtgtgtgtgtgtgtgtgtgtgtgagagaggaaccGGGGACTGACTGTATTATTTATCCCTGTCAGGTAGCTCTGTGCGCATATTGTCatattgttattaaaataaacgGCAAGACTGCCAACCTGAAGGTCTACTTCGTCTGTTAAACTAGACAATGCAATGATAGAGTACAATGCCGCTACACCAGCACAAATTCTAttctaacagtgaaacaaagaaattaacatgatcacaagtgatgtagaataaagttgattaagatttaaggaaTATATTCACACAAAACCATACTCGTCACCTTTTGTCCCTTATTTCATAGTGACAACGTTGGCAACCCTAAATGAGGCACAGTTTGAATATTGAAGAAAGGCTAATTTTTAGCAAATAATTAAGCTAACATTAAGCCAAAATTGAGCTGACACTGAGCCAGGGCTAAATTTGAGCATATAAGCAAATAGAGTCACCATTAAGATAACTTGACAAAAGTTACTCACCATTCTGGACGGGCCACcaatctggaccaggtcgaACACGCCATCCTGGAGCGCCTTTGCTGCGTTTTCATACAGGAGCTGATGCACGCGGCCACCTTTtcggcgtctgacgtcacgccgcggtagttttcttttttctctccctctctcttctttttttaaggttCGCTccttttttgaggttttatggcggttggTGCCACAAGTTCCCTCCTCCCGGAACAGTTCCAGTAGCTGAGCAGCAACACGTTTTtcgcgtcttttttttttcgttccacggctcgtgcagcttctcttcaaagtAACATCAGCTGATGAAAACCACCTGCGTGAAGACGAGCAGGTGTGTTGTGTCACCAATCAATCAGTCTCCTCTTTATGAAGACACACCCTTTAACTCTGATTGGGTCACAGAAGAGagtgcgtctgaaacgtgatgacgtttacgctggtaaagaagaaggaagaagataGAGAACCCGAGAGTTTAAAATCGTTATTTGTATACATTTAATCAATTAAGTTTGGTTTACTAACCAGTAATATCTGCATGCTGTAATgatagcgattgtaacagcaagcaagacacagtggtttatttatttatacatatacatatgtatatatatgaatacatatatatatatatatatatatatatgtgtgtgtgtgtgtatagttcTATATTGTTTTTGCTTTCCTTGCTAAAACTTTATGTGGTCAACTGTTTTACTTCTTTCCCCCTCTTTCCTAATTCATTGTATCactatttactgtatttactaTGGCACCAACCCAAATTCGACACGGGAATCATTTAAACTGTGTCTAATGTGATTTTATTCCAAGCAGAGAGAAAGATTACCAGAGGTCGTGGTGGGGTTGATATAGACATGGGAGGCCCAGACAGGTGGCAGGCAGCCCAGCCTTGGAGCTTGCTGTGGGTGGGCATCAGTCCAGAGGTGCCAACCTCACAGCCAGGCTCCCACAGCCTCACCTTGGTCAGGGTGAGTGGCGAGGTCGCACAGTGGGTTCAGCCCCAGTTCAGCCTGCCCTCTGCCTGACACAACACATTAGTTGGTTTAAAGTGTAATGTGTTTTATCGTCCATTAGAttcaataatattttttaacactttaacacctCTCACTATTTTTATATAATCTAACATCCGAGCCAGCGGGACTTCAGTGTTGTCATAGAGCGAGCTCTATAGGTAGTTGAACTATAATTTATTTTGGcctatttactttattttcacattGCTGCAAGTCACCTCTCCATTAGGGAGGAAAATATCTTGACACTAAGCCCAGCTTTGTTGAAATTgagctgataaacacacacatttatggcCTGTAAAGTCAAGGTTTATGATTTATGACAGGTTTGACTTTAAAAATTATCAATAAACAGCAGCGACTCAAGAAATCAGACTAGAACATGACACTAGATGAGCATGGATTTTCACTCACGCTGCAGTAATTTTTTAAAGGGTACTTTTCAAAAATGAACGACAAAAATGATTTAGTCATCAGAGGTGATTTTCAtgacatactgaaaaatctttCTCATGAAATCTGAAGTTGCAGCCAAATTTTCAGAGACAAAATTGCAAAACTACATGTGAGGAGAacagagcagagacaggagAGTGGAGGTCAGCAGTGCCCATGTTTACCAGCATTTCAGGTTCTCACAGCTGAGGTGTGAAGTGACACCTCGAGACTCATCAGTTCTCATCAGCGTGAAACCATCACACCTCTGCTTTGACTGGATAATACGAGTCATTATGCTTCATTAAGCCTCAGTGTATTTACTTTCTACATTTTAGCCATGTTGGACAGACACTGTAGAGGTGTTCTATCCACAGCATTAGAGAACaggagcagcagtagcagtagcagcagcagtgcataCGCTTCACTTCCTCGGGTTGCGATAAAGAAAATGAGGGGGGTCAGAGATGACAGCTCACGCATGAGTTGCTGTGGCTATAAAACGATCATGTTGGTGAGCAATGGTGGGAAATAAAatggagaagatgaagagacGGGCGGAAGATGCGGCTGTCAGGTTCAAGGTTGGAGTGAAGTGAGGACACGACAGTAAATGGTCTGTACTTACTCTATAGTGCTTTTCTCATATGGATGACAACtcaaaagcactttaaagttttttgccattcacccattcacacacacacacacattcttacagCACATCTTCAGTATATGCAGCACCTTTTTTATCACCAAACCCCTTTACATACATCCAGCACAATTTCAAGTTAAGTGGCACGTAGACTTAAGAAGTTAAGGATTGAAGGCCCTGAATTTCTGACTGGAAGACGGAACACTCCACCCCAATCATGTCTGCTCTATTACAGTAAATGCCAGGCATCTCCCAATTTTAAAGCAAGTGATATAagtatttgttctttttaattcaGTTAACACACATCAATCCAagtcactggatcagatatcggactgataaaaatgtcaaaatccatacaatccaaaaatccaatATATATCTCAcgcttcacttcacttcagcaaaagcatttttacATTGGGCtgtttttgggagaacaatatttgtgacacagttggagaatgatgtctttgaaatggctcagcacaaatgtgttgttgctgctttatagttcataaatggtgtAGGTGGTCTGGGTAAATGATTTGAATCAAATACCCATGTGTCTGCCTATATTTACTATCTATTCTATAGCTTAATGATAGAGGAAGGGCTGCGACTATACAAGTAGAATGTACAATATGTAATCATAATTCAAAATGACATCTTAACCTGGCCGTCATTCACGCATTTATACAGCACTGCACATACAGTGTAGAGATGCTACGACactgtaaaagtgtttgtgGGAGTTTATTTAGATTAGCCAAACATTATTAATACTGTCTCTTTTATGTTAAGGCAGACTTTATTTCTTGTAGCagtgtattgtgttttataaCCTCATCATATGTAAAAACCTTCACCTGGATAAGTAGCTGATAAATATTACAAAGTAATTCCGCATGTATGTGTATGCACCTAAACCAGATTTATGTTTATTGCCAACATCCCAGTGAAGTTCTGGATCACTATATCACTGACGTATATGGTTATCTTGACATGAATAATGTCATGGTTTGATTTCATagtgatgaaaaaataaatatgactgTATTGGTGGACAAAGGGTCGAAATGATGGTTAACCATTCTTTTCATTTGCTCCTGtcctttacatttttatgttatagTATTTAGTTTGCTGAACAAAAAAGTGATTGCGGGATTACTCAATCCCCTCAACATGTGCAAAAAGCAtctgagctgctgcagtgtgtgtgtgtgtgtgtgtgttggggggggcaGAGAAGCtaaattgtttattgttttgaaCAGGAGTCGAAATTCACACTTCCAGTTGTGTATAGCTGAACTTTCCCAGacatggaggagaaggagagagaggcagagggagcctgagggtgggtgtgtgtgtgtgttgataggGGCAGTGGCCTCTGCCTTGGACACTGATGGTTTGTGAGAATCTGTGGAGGTGTCACTTAACACCTCTGTGGCCAGGCCTGGACTTATAAACCAGTTCGGAGGAGCTGAGCAGCACACACTGAACTTCCAATTGCTCCAGTCAGACCACTGAGTTCCTTCACACAACATGGATACCTCCTCAGTGCCTCTGCTCAACTACATGCAGTATCAGTGGTGCTCGGACTCGGACCTCTCCAGCATCTCCTCTTCAGAGACCCTCTCCCCCGTCCACTCTATGGACTCCAGCCTGTCTCCTTCCTACCTGCAGCCTCCTCAGTCCACTCCAAAGACAGCTAAAAGTGGATATTCTCAGAGCAACACCTCCTCACCCTACTCCCTGTCTGGACGTGGCAGGAGGTCAGGCCGAGCCACCCGTATCCGCAGCAAACAAAGGGAGAGCGCCAGCGAGAAGGAGAAGCTGAGGATGAGGGATCTGACCAAGGCCTTGCATCACCTCAGGTCCTACCTACCGCCCTCTGTAGCCCCCACCGGACAGACTCTGACAAAGATTGAGACGCTCCGCCTCACCATACGCTACATCTCCTACTTGTCGGCTCAGCTGGGCCTCGGTGAGGAGGCGTTGTTTCAGCAAAGGGAACAGGGAGACCCCTCGACCAGTGGCACCTCCTCACCTGACATCCTCAGCTACTTCCAGCACGGCTCCATGGAAGGTCAGGAAGTTCAGCTCCAGAGCCAGAACCTGAGCCAAAGTCTGTATCCGATCCAGTGTCACAGTCCAGACACCATGCTGCATTCTGGGAGCTGTAGTTTTGGAGCTGATCAGTATAATAAGCAGTTCAGTGGAGCTCCTCAGGGAGACATCAGCATGGCTtccatcaacacaacacagtcctcCTGTCAGGTATGTCAACATTAAcctattattcatttataattatTCATGTATAAAAATGACACATGGTGCATCTTTGTACAAACTGCTCACACCTTTcctgatttatttctttttacagatgTATGGCAATGACTTCTGCATGCCGTTGGCTCCAAGAGAGTATTggggttaaaaaacaacaacttcaacACTGAATGATCATCGtccaacaacagacacaaactaCTTCCCTGTTTTTACTGCCTCACTGTGAATCGAGTAATTTATTTGCGATATAAATTctacgttttatttatttttgtcccgTGATTGTTCCTTGTAAATATTGATATGTCTAACAactatttttatatttcttttatactgctatttataataaaatattcaaaaatgcCCTCGTGTTTTTGTTATCATTGTGTCCTGTTATGGCAGCTCAATCTTCTCTCCATCATGCAGGCAGATGTTCATTATGGTCTGCTTGTTGTTATTCACAGTGGAACCACACAATCACAGGAACGGCTGTGTTTATTCATAATATGCACAATAAAGCACAAAGATGCACATTTGAAGCAAGCCGCAGGTCTTCCTGTCTGAGTTTTGTTAAACTGTGTtgcagttgccatggcaactcGATATGAGATGGAGTGAAAACTGTTTGTGCTGCCTTGTTACGCACTAACTAGCCACATCAGAGATGGTTTTGACAGGCAGGGTAACATTATATGGAGATGCATTTGCTAGGCTTAGTATATCAATATAATGTTAATGcaccatgcaaacacacacacacacttttaatgaaaaagtttgttgttttctgtccgtTTTTAAACCACAGTTTCTTCAATTTTCACTCAAGAGCAACACTTAATCTGTAAtgatctgacattttattgaaataattACTGACATTGACTGATGTGAAAGGACTGATCATTTGCATATATTAATTCCTTGACCTCATCTTGTACTTCCAGCTCAACACTTAAATGCATAACTGCATCTCACAGAAATTGCCAGATATAACCCTTTATACTTAacttaattatattattatagtatagtCATTATTTAGTGTAATACCTTCACATGAACATGATTATGAAATCAAAATGAATCATCACCATTAGTGTTCATTTTGTCAcccatttatattatataaagtcTTAGTCTTGTAGTCTAGTCAAGTTTTAAAAGACTAAATGTCTCGTCCATTTAGTCTAGTTTAATTTAAAAGAGAACTCGAGGTATCTTAGTAAAGTTTCAGACAAAATATTTGAGATTATATTTGATTATCATTTTAGTCAAATACAGTAGTGTTTCACACATGTCAAATATTGATTATATGTCATAATTACCTgaataaaatacacttgttGAATGCTTCAATGCAGCTTTGATTAAAGTGTCTGCTTTGTTGATTTAAgagacacatttgtgtgtgatgAACTTGTTCTGactttagtatttttattttgaaccaGCACAATTCAAAAGCTGGGGCTCGGGCAGAAtatctctcttctcttcttgcTCCGTGTAATTTTGTGTTGCAGCAACAGCACGCGCTGAAGATAAAGCTGCTGCTCATTTGGAATATTTTGAAGGCGCAACAGCTGGATATCTGTCtgaaaataaagacagatttgtttttatttcatgcaaAACAAATTGAGTCTCGTCTTTTTCCGTCAACAATAATTCATGTTATTAAAGTCTTAGTCAGTGCGCCTCATCTGACAAAATGAACACTGATGAAAAGTTGAAATGTAGCCTCCCTTATGTCCCACACACACTTTCGCATCATCGTTATTAATATTACCAAGCTATTCATTAGTGATTACAATAGACATAAGATGGTAATGCCATCGTAGTACGACCCGTATtgctactgtactgtacatgttattatttttatattatagtatacattagaactaataataataataagaagaagaatatttgCTAATTTTGCTTTGATATAATTGTAATCTAAATTTTAATTGGAGTTTGGTCACAGGCAAAAAGAGAGACACAACTTATTCCTGTGTGAATATTACTGTCATTATACTGCAAGAGGAACAACACATGGTGGCTCAAGTAACATCATTTCAACAATTTCCTGTCAAGGTGGGCAGCATTTGAGTCAAGCAGACCAGAGATCAGCCTCTCCCACAGGATATCTAGTTTATTTAGTGTATCTTTGTTAATGTGGCTCAGCAAACACAGCGAGTTCCATGGCACCGCTAAGTCTAGACAAAAGATGAATGATCCCTCTCTGCTCTTTTCCCCCTTGCTCTCACCTAAGGCCCTAATTACCCCCTAAAGCCAACTGCGAGAGGGCTTTAATATTCATAGGGAAGTGTGGATCTGCATATCAGGCTGGAGAATTAGGCCTGCGTGTTTAGTTTGCCACATACATGCAGTTCATTTGATATGCAAGCAGCAAGCCTTAGACAAAGCCTAATATACTCACTTAGGTCTTTCATCACAGCAAAGCTAATAAACTCCCTGGGCTAAGAGGGTTCAGGATGAAAGGGTTCACACTGCGGTGCTGATTATTCACTCATTACATGTGAGTAAACACTGTCAGAGCTAATGTGGATTAAGAGAAGGAAAATCCTCTCCATCATCAGCctgggagggaaaaaatataGTTGACAGCTGGGGAAATCAatgatgcaaaaataattaaaagataaCAGTTTATAATTTGATACAGAGGAAGAATTACAAAAACACTTGCCTCCAATAAGGCAAAAAATatcataaatgtaataaatatttaGCCGGAACAATTAattctaataaaaaaacaaaacaaaagatcaAATCCGTACAAGCTGTGAAATCTAACCACTTTTTAAAAGGTTAGAAAGGAAGGAGTCACCCTATTTTTAAACGAGATAATAAACACTTAACTTTTACTTACGTCATCTGTAAGTTAGAGAGCAACAGTTGAGCGGGGGGAAAAATCAATGtaatacaaaaacaatgacagaaataTAAATGTCGAGTTGccattttaagtgactttaaagaAAGTAAGATGGGGGTTCGAAGATCACTGTGGGAACAAGTCGGGTCAGCTGTCATGTGCGGTGTCACCTCACACACTTTCCTGCTCTAGAAAAACAAGGACaatgaaaactaaaactaaacctATTTCACTAAGAGTTCAGCAACTTGTGTCTTTGGGAGACTTTTATTCTTACTTTGGATAGTTTGTCCTACAAgagtctcttttcttcttcttcttcttccacttcttcttctttgcataATTGCATAAGTCAGTCGGCGGAGAGCTGGCTGTGCGAGACCGATTCACACGTCTCCAATTATGAGCTTCAGCAGGAGTCAAATGTGACACGGTGGTTTGTGGGAATGCTGCCCGCGACTCACATCCACAGTCCACACCTGACGCTCAAATCCACTGACGTCTCATTCTCATAGAGAATCCAACGATGAGGagacaacattaaaaaacacatgtatctgtataaaaaaaaaacaatataatagcATGAAGAATAtttgcatctatgtgcagtttaatttgttatttttgacatCAGTTGATGGATGACAATAAAATGATTTTACCACAAACCCCACCTGGAGGTCTGAATGACATAAATACATAATGGATATATAATGTGCTTGGCAGTTTTTATGGATACCACTCATTCTTGCCGTCATGGAGGATGCAGGTTCCCAGTCCATGTGAAGTTGACCTCTGTCCAAAGAGGACGAGGTGCAAACTCCTCACACTTCACACCTCACACCTCCTCACAGCTGCCCTGGCACACTTCTCCAGCCTGACCTCGCAGGGATTCAGAAAGAGTAAATGCTCTTAAATGTTGTCAAATTATGTTCAGAGTCACACTTAACAACCTCAATATATGACACAGTTTTTGACATAGCCTTGGTCAGTGTGTTTGACTGAAGACTGGAATTATGATTTTTCTGTGGTCAATTAATTGAATATTGAGAGCTGATTGAGCGTTACAAATTGATAGTGTGCTGACATTAGTGGACATGTCCTGTAACAGATCTATTGGCAGTTGGTGACTCATTGAATTTCCATGAAAATCCCTCAGGTTGAGGGCCAGACCTCAGATGAAACCACTGTCACGGCAGGGTCGTGTTcccaggtcgcaggagtgtgcaGCCTGAGTTTTTCTACTTTATGATAATCGTGCAAGCTGTCAGGTCACACCTTGTCCTGGAGCTGGCCCGTTTCCCATGGGACCCCCTGGCCTAGGTGTCAGCCCTGCTCCCAGAGCTTCTCAGGACCTGAGGAGGCTGCTGGAGGTGCAACATCACACCTCCCAGGACATATATGGAGCAGCCTCCCTAATCCTCCTCACTAGTCTCTGACTGCTTCACCAGCAACACACTCAAGGAAGATCCTACAACCACAGCAGCAACTACCAAAACTACAACATCAGCCATGGAGATGTCCTTCTGTGCTCCTCTCCAGCTCCAGGACAATTGTTTCCTGTTTGACTGTGAGTCCTTGTTGGAGAAATCTTACAATCCTGTGGCCTATGATCCAGCCTCAGACCCTGGTTACTTCAGCGCAGGCAGTAGTCTGTCTCCCACCTCGTCTGTGGACTCTTTTTGCTTCTCCCCTACTGCCATCCAGGCGGCCGGAAATGAACAAGATGCCCTTGAGCGCTTCATCTTCAGCGGCTCAGAAGCACCTTGCGATTCTTACAAGACACAGACTCTGCCCTACTCAAGGCCCTCCACATCCACAGCCACCTCCGCCACAAAGAGGTCGAGGTCCAGGTATCCGGGGAAGAAACGCGAGACAGCCAgcgagagggagaagctgaggATGAGGGATCTGACCAAGGCTCTTCATCATCTCAGGACATACCTCCCAAACTCAGTGGCTCCTGCAGGACAGACCCTGACCAAGATCGAGACCCTGAGCCTCACCATCCGCTACATCTCCCACCTGACAGCTCAGCTGGGCCTCAGTGAGGAGGTGCTGGAGACGAGGAGCTCGCCGGGCTTTATGGAGCAGCCTCAGACCCTCAGCCAGTTTCTGGGTCAGCCAACAGCCTGCAACAGTCCTCAGGAGTTTAGCTGTAACAGAATGAGCACGACCCAGCAGTCCCCTCTGCAGCACACATATCAGGTATGTTCAGTCATGGCTTGTGatattttaatgtcaaattGAAGATAAACAGTTCCTTGACATCACTAAATCTGAATGACCTCTTAACCAAAAATCTGTTCTGTGTCACCAGGTTTCCAGTGAAGGTGGCTTCACCAGCGAGCAGCACTGGATGCCACAGCAACAACTTCAAAATGTCACTTTCCCCGGACATTGCTGACTCTGCGGAGACATATGACTGTCCGTCCACACCAGTATATTCATTGCAACAATGATCTTGAACACAGTTTATGGACAATGCTTctacattttgttattttgaacaAAATATATGTCtgtcgttttgttttttctatataaatatgtgtatttattgattttttaaCGTATGTGATCTGAATAAATTAATATCCATAATAATCACTGGGTTTGTGGTTGCATTTTAGTTTATCCACCCACAGTATACACATGAGTGTATATAGAGTGTGAGCAGACGCATGCGTAACTCCACTTCCTTACACAAACATAGCAGCTGTCAGCAGGGGCTGTCAGCGTTAAACAGGGATCACATCCCCTGTAAAGTCTTTAAGGAAAGACCCCCACTGTGGGAGGTGACAGCTGAACTGGGAGCTGTTAATTGGCACCTTTTTATATCCGGTTTAAACTGGTCAGATGTTTGAGatccctccaaaaaaaaaaaaaaagcaactcatGATTAATACCTGGCCctgtactgattttggacactTGATTCATAATGTCCTCATCCCACCTCTGTTGGGTTAGGATCCAAATACCTGACTTTGAATATGGTTATAAACTGTGATGGAAGAAGGCTGTCTCACACTGAATTGATGTTTCACACTGCTAGATGTCTTTCATCTCGGTGGATCTTGTCTCCTTCGTGTTGTCCTCAGGCATTTTGCTCTGTAtatatgtggggggggggggggggaacaaaaaaTTACTTTAATAGACAGACATCCAGAGCAGCTGCAACAACAGAATATCACGTCGGTTGTGTTGCAATACTGTGTTAATACTCTAATGACACATGGATGTGGAAACAAAAGTCTCTGGGTGTTTGAGAGTGAGAGTGTCTGTTTTGGGGACTCAAAAACGTAGGAGTAAGGCAAACAACACATAGAAATGTAACTGCAAAGACTTTGAATCACTAGATAGTTCAGACTTTCTACTTGCAACTTCATTTATTGCCAAGAAACCCACAGAAATGTGATCCAACAGGAAGTGTTTCTGGGGGATCTTTGTGGTCATGGTGACCGCAAGAAAGAGGGTGGTCCTTGTGTAGGTGATCAGGCCCCAATTCTCTTTGGTCCAGCA from Solea solea chromosome 5, fSolSol10.1, whole genome shotgun sequence harbors:
- the LOC131459796 gene encoding mesogenin-1-like; this translates as MDTSSVPLLNYMQYQWCSDSDLSSISSSETLSPVHSMDSSLSPSYLQPPQSTPKTAKSGYSQSNTSSPYSLSGRGRRSGRATRIRSKQRESASEKEKLRMRDLTKALHHLRSYLPPSVAPTGQTLTKIETLRLTIRYISYLSAQLGLGEEALFQQREQGDPSTSGTSSPDILSYFQHGSMEGQEVQLQSQNLSQSLYPIQCHSPDTMLHSGSCSFGADQYNKQFSGAPQGDISMASINTTQSSCQMYGNDFCMPLAPREYWG
- the LOC131459814 gene encoding mesoderm posterior protein 1-like, with product MEMSFCAPLQLQDNCFLFDCESLLEKSYNPVAYDPASDPGYFSAGSSLSPTSSVDSFCFSPTAIQAAGNEQDALERFIFSGSEAPCDSYKTQTLPYSRPSTSTATSATKRSRSRYPGKKRETASEREKLRMRDLTKALHHLRTYLPNSVAPAGQTLTKIETLSLTIRYISHLTAQLGLSEEVLETRSSPGFMEQPQTLSQFLGQPTACNSPQEFSCNRMSTTQQSPLQHTYQVSSEGGFTSEQHWMPQQQLQNVTFPGHC